The Pseudodesulfovibrio sp. S3 genome has a segment encoding these proteins:
- a CDS encoding RNA methyltransferase, whose product MQDHGPDKKDSKIYVVGNKPIKELLLDNPQRVDFVAFRKGRHDKGLEEIVELCRTQKVPYKSVDAKELDFMYRGNHQGIAARCAVLDYTPLERLLEEAVDAPLPLIVALDQVQDTGNVGVLARTVHALGGAGLIVCQHHGAYLGAGAMRSSAGALNNLPVAKAGNLANAMKDCVNYDYTLYCARRTSDSDNVYTAELQTPAVLILGNEDKGIRPGVAKFSHHSLHIPFLREFDSLNVAQAGAIIVSEFARRLG is encoded by the coding sequence ATGCAAGATCACGGCCCGGATAAAAAAGACAGTAAAATCTACGTAGTTGGCAACAAACCTATCAAGGAGCTGCTGCTCGACAATCCTCAGAGGGTAGACTTTGTCGCCTTCCGTAAAGGCCGCCATGACAAGGGGCTGGAAGAAATCGTGGAGTTGTGCCGTACCCAAAAGGTACCCTACAAGTCCGTTGACGCCAAGGAACTGGACTTCATGTACCGAGGCAACCACCAAGGCATAGCCGCCCGGTGCGCGGTCCTGGACTACACACCGCTCGAAAGGCTCCTTGAAGAGGCCGTGGACGCCCCCCTGCCGCTCATCGTGGCCCTGGATCAAGTACAGGATACCGGCAACGTGGGCGTGCTCGCCAGAACCGTCCATGCCCTGGGCGGGGCCGGACTCATAGTCTGTCAGCATCACGGAGCCTACCTCGGGGCCGGAGCCATGCGTTCAAGCGCCGGGGCACTGAACAATCTGCCCGTGGCCAAGGCCGGCAACCTGGCCAACGCCATGAAAGACTGCGTCAACTATGACTACACCCTGTATTGCGCCCGCAGGACCTCGGACTCGGACAATGTGTATACCGCCGAACTCCAGACGCCCGCCGTGCTCATCCTCGGCAACGAAGATAAGGGCATCCGGCCCGGCGTAGCCAAATTCTCCCACCACAGCCTGCACATCCCGTTTCTGCGGGAATTCGACTCCCTCAACGTGGCCCAGGCAGGCGCCATCATCGTTTCAGAATTCGCCCGCCGGTTGGGCTAG